In Nitrospira sp., the following are encoded in one genomic region:
- a CDS encoding response regulator transcription factor — MSKPRVLLADDHLLVLEGFRRILEGQYELVGAVEDGRALLDAAEKLQPDIVILDVSMPLLNGIDAAAQLKKICPGTKIIIVTMHADREYIRSAFEAGASAYVLKRSAVDELDQAIRAAVAGHSYITPLITKDMLDVFLSTASDTPGETQRLTTRQREVLQLLAEGRTAKEIANILNISSRTVEFHKSQILTQLNLQTTADLIKYALTHGIMSTS; from the coding sequence ATGTCTAAGCCGCGCGTGCTGTTGGCGGACGATCATCTCCTGGTCTTGGAGGGGTTTCGACGAATTCTCGAAGGGCAGTATGAGTTGGTCGGCGCCGTCGAAGACGGGCGCGCACTCTTGGATGCCGCAGAGAAGCTTCAGCCAGATATTGTGATTCTCGATGTGTCCATGCCGCTGCTGAACGGTATCGATGCGGCGGCCCAACTGAAGAAGATCTGCCCCGGTACCAAAATCATCATCGTCACCATGCACGCCGACAGGGAATACATCCGGTCCGCCTTCGAGGCGGGAGCATCGGCCTACGTGCTCAAGCGTTCGGCGGTGGATGAATTGGACCAAGCTATTCGGGCGGCGGTTGCGGGACATTCCTATATTACCCCGTTGATTACCAAAGACATGCTCGATGTCTTTCTCTCAACAGCATCGGACACGCCGGGTGAGACGCAGCGCCTCACCACGCGTCAGCGCGAAGTTCTGCAACTGTTGGCCGAGGGGCGGACGGCAAAGGAAATTGCGAATATCTTGAACATCTCTTCACGGACGGTTGAGTTTCATAAGAGCCAGATTTTGACGCAGCTCAATCTCCAGACCACCGCCGATCTAATCAAATACGCTCTCACCCACGGAATCATGTCTACCTCATAG
- a CDS encoding sensor histidine kinase yields the protein MTYGTNRALLSLIIGIGAGLFCLDLYLPSGISTGVLYGGLVILSFLLPYRKGPLIAAAVCSVLDLAGTDLGLTIVGVPHWMGVVNRLFSLTALWLPLLFFLHRRRAEDELRQAHDELEARVQARTQQLATLNQSLITEIADRKETEQSLRASEAALQARERQLQQNREELRALAGQLLTAQEEDRRRISRDLHDHINQRLAMLSMDLRQIEKGMFTDHDHLRDEIRRVSECLTLISDDVRQMAYRFHPSILDDLGLIKAVRGLVDDFSTHTGIQSTYVHNDPIAALPDEVTICIYRIVQESLSNVVRHAQASQVEVEVMCDDETIDLSIRDNGVGFDLGQSSKLGGHLGLLSMKERVRLAQGTLEVESRPGRGTHIRVAIPLIQGGRHV from the coding sequence ATGACCTATGGCACCAACAGAGCCTTGCTCTCCCTCATCATCGGCATCGGTGCTGGTCTGTTCTGCCTCGATCTGTATCTACCAAGCGGCATCAGTACCGGGGTGCTCTACGGCGGACTGGTTATCCTCTCATTTCTGCTGCCGTACCGAAAAGGCCCACTCATTGCTGCGGCAGTCTGTTCCGTGCTTGACTTGGCCGGTACCGATCTCGGCTTGACCATCGTCGGCGTACCGCATTGGATGGGTGTGGTCAATCGTCTGTTCAGCCTCACGGCTCTCTGGCTACCGTTGCTGTTTTTTTTACATCGCCGCAGAGCCGAGGACGAACTTCGGCAAGCGCACGACGAACTCGAGGCACGGGTGCAAGCCCGGACACAACAATTGGCCACGCTCAATCAATCCTTGATCACCGAGATTGCCGACCGCAAAGAAACCGAACAGTCGCTGCGCGCCAGCGAAGCCGCGCTTCAAGCCAGGGAGCGGCAACTTCAGCAGAATCGAGAGGAGTTGCGGGCGCTGGCCGGACAGCTTCTCACGGCGCAGGAAGAAGATCGTCGGAGGATTTCCCGCGACTTGCACGACCATATCAATCAACGGCTTGCGATGCTGTCGATGGATCTGCGACAGATAGAGAAAGGCATGTTTACCGATCATGACCATCTACGGGATGAGATTCGCCGGGTGTCCGAATGTCTCACCCTCATTTCCGACGATGTGCGTCAAATGGCCTATCGCTTTCATCCATCCATCTTGGATGATTTGGGCCTAATAAAAGCGGTGCGCGGCCTTGTCGATGACTTTTCAACCCATACAGGTATCCAGAGCACCTATGTGCACAATGATCCGATCGCGGCACTGCCGGACGAAGTCACCATCTGCATCTATCGGATCGTGCAAGAAAGTCTCAGCAACGTCGTCCGGCATGCCCAGGCTTCACAGGTCGAAGTGGAGGTGATGTGCGACGATGAGACGATCGACCTGTCCATTCGGGACAATGGAGTTGGGTTTGACCTCGGACAGTCCAGCAAGCTCGGTGGACACCTGGGATTACTGAGCATGAAGGAACGCGTACGCTTGGCACAGGGCACGTTGGAGGTGGAGTCGAGACCAGGACGCGGCACCCATATCCGAGTTGCCATCCCGCTGATTCAAGGAGGACGACATGTCTAA
- a CDS encoding class II fumarate hydratase: MKQDQNKPSSTTRIERDTMGELAVPAEAYYGVQTARAIENFPISSLRMPRSIIRAMGMIKRAAATVNHSLGLLEKKPSEAIKQAATEVVDGKLDAEFPVDLFQTGSGTSTNMNTNEVISNRATELLGGARGSKLIHPNDHVNLGQSSNDVIPTAIHIAASEMMQKQLLPALTRLHKALKIKAKEFDKVVKIGRTHLQDATPVRLGQEFGGYARQIELGIQRVKQAQEALSEVALGGTAVGTGLNCHPRFSAKVMAIISKETGCSFKEAKNHFEAQSAQDSLVAASGHLRTLAVSLMKIANDIRWLGSGPRCGLGEINLPETQPGSSIMPGKVNPVIAESVTMVCAQVIGNDVTVTVGGQAANFELIVMMPVMAYNLLQSIELLATASNNFSVKCIEGIQANEERCKSLIEESLAMCTALAPEIGYEAAAKLAKEAYKSGKTVRQVAKEQKVLPDRRLAELLDPWRMTEPGGPVGSAGG; this comes from the coding sequence ATGAAACAGGATCAGAATAAGCCGTCGTCAACGACTCGAATTGAGCGAGATACCATGGGGGAACTGGCTGTTCCTGCCGAGGCCTACTATGGTGTACAGACTGCCCGCGCCATCGAGAATTTTCCGATCAGCTCGCTACGGATGCCGCGGTCGATCATTCGGGCTATGGGGATGATCAAGCGTGCTGCGGCCACCGTGAATCACTCTCTTGGTTTGCTGGAAAAGAAACCATCGGAGGCCATCAAGCAAGCAGCGACTGAAGTGGTCGATGGTAAATTAGATGCTGAGTTTCCTGTCGATCTTTTCCAGACTGGGTCCGGTACGTCGACCAACATGAACACCAATGAGGTCATCTCCAATCGTGCCACGGAGCTGCTCGGTGGCGCACGCGGCAGCAAATTGATCCATCCGAACGACCATGTGAATCTTGGGCAGTCGAGCAACGACGTGATTCCGACCGCCATTCACATCGCCGCGTCAGAGATGATGCAGAAACAGCTCTTGCCGGCGCTGACTCGATTGCACAAGGCGCTGAAGATCAAGGCCAAGGAGTTCGATAAGGTCGTGAAGATCGGACGTACGCACCTTCAAGATGCAACACCGGTTCGGCTTGGCCAAGAATTCGGAGGGTACGCCAGACAAATTGAACTCGGTATCCAGCGGGTCAAACAGGCGCAGGAGGCTCTGAGCGAAGTGGCATTGGGCGGAACTGCCGTCGGCACCGGCTTGAACTGCCATCCGAGATTTTCGGCCAAGGTCATGGCCATCATCTCCAAAGAGACCGGCTGCTCGTTCAAGGAAGCAAAGAATCACTTTGAAGCACAATCGGCGCAAGACTCTCTTGTTGCGGCGAGCGGACATCTCCGGACTCTTGCAGTCAGTCTCATGAAGATTGCCAACGATATTCGCTGGCTTGGGTCCGGGCCACGGTGCGGGCTCGGCGAAATCAATTTACCCGAGACGCAGCCTGGGTCGTCGATCATGCCGGGCAAGGTCAATCCGGTCATCGCCGAATCCGTGACGATGGTCTGTGCGCAGGTCATCGGCAACGACGTCACGGTCACGGTCGGCGGCCAGGCGGCAAATTTTGAACTCATCGTGATGATGCCGGTCATGGCCTACAATCTTCTCCAGTCCATCGAGCTTCTCGCAACAGCCTCCAACAATTTCTCCGTCAAGTGCATCGAAGGGATCCAGGCGAACGAAGAACGTTGTAAGAGCCTTATCGAAGAGAGCTTGGCGATGTGTACGGCCCTTGCTCCGGAGATCGGCTATGAAGCAGCGGCAAAATTGGCCAAGGAAGCGTATAAATCAGGAAAGACGGTGAGACAGGTCGCCAAAGAACAAAAAGTATTACCCGACCGAAGGCTCGCTGAACTTCTCGATCCATGGCGCATGACTGAACCAGGCGGGCCAGTGGGGAGCGCGGGAGGATAG
- a CDS encoding CHAP domain-containing protein, with protein MTPTVGTRGAHCCIMAKAVPQQTALAKTAVRFVGQSRIQVGGRSYAPDCSGFVRGVYATQRVDLYGGLGELDGGNGVGRIFTHVVEHGRIHYGPTVHPGDLVFFHNTWDFNRDGLPNDPLTHVGVVEKVDRDGTVLFVSSVSEGIKRYRMNLSHPDRHKDADGRVLNDFLRRRHVGDAQGTYYLTGRLFAAFGTLAH; from the coding sequence GTGACTCCCACCGTGGGCACGCGCGGGGCGCATTGCTGCATCATGGCCAAGGCAGTTCCGCAACAGACGGCGCTGGCGAAGACAGCCGTGCGATTTGTCGGGCAATCCCGCATTCAGGTTGGTGGTCGGAGCTACGCTCCCGATTGTTCCGGGTTCGTTCGAGGCGTGTACGCCACGCAGCGTGTGGACTTGTATGGTGGGCTGGGCGAACTGGATGGAGGTAACGGCGTCGGGCGTATCTTTACCCACGTAGTGGAGCATGGCCGGATTCACTACGGCCCAACCGTCCATCCAGGTGATCTGGTCTTTTTCCACAATACCTGGGATTTCAACCGCGACGGATTGCCGAACGACCCGCTCACACACGTCGGCGTCGTCGAGAAAGTGGACCGTGATGGGACCGTCCTGTTCGTCAGTTCGGTTTCAGAGGGAATTAAACGGTACAGGATGAACCTCAGTCATCCCGATAGGCACAAGGATGCTGATGGACGAGTCTTGAACGACTTCTTACGACGCAGGCATGTGGGAGACGCTCAAGGAACCTATTATCTTACCGGGCGATTGTTCGCTGCTTTTGGAACGCTTGCTCACTAA
- a CDS encoding Tex family protein, whose product MRTETTQTSTDATQLRIVPLLAKELGVGAPQVAAAVTLLDGGATVPFIARYRKEATGNLDDTQLRSLEDRLRYLRELEERRTAVLASIAEQGKLTDALRTTIEAATTKQALEDLYLPFKPKRRTRAQIARAAGLEPLAEGLLADPMLNPEQEALKYLRLVPAAEGVEAINVPDAKTALEGARDILMERFAETADLLAMLRTRLWDQGIVTSTVMKNKETAEAEKFRDYYAYSEPIKTIPSHRALALFRGRTLGVLKLELGLGEALETVVPHPCVAMIAVQVGIEDRGRPADKWLAGVCEWTWRVKLHLTLSTELFVQLRDVAEAEAIKIFARNLHELLLAAPAGPKAILGLDPGIRTGCKVAVVDGTGKLLETETIFPHQPRNDWQGALETLARLVIRLDVELLAIGNGTASRETDKLVGEVIKLITTQKSEHEVAKIVVSEAGASVYSASASAAAEFPELDVSLRGAVSIARRVQDPLAELVKIEPKAIGVGQYQHDVDQRALARSLDATVEDCVNAVGVNVNTASVPLLERVSGLNKASARNIVDYRDANGPFSNRAAIRKVPRLGEKTFEQAAGFLRIPDGDNPLDRSAVHPEAYPVVERILTRLETGIAELMRRPAVLKELSPSDFTDEQFGLPTVRDIFAELEKPGRDPRPEFKTATFREGVESVSDLQLGMVLEGVVTNVAAFGAFIDIGVHQDGLVHVSALANKFIKDPHEVVKPGQVVKVKVIDVDLKRQRIALTMRLEDSASRPFGPTQSGGEATRDSRGRGPSASGQAAARASQPIGAMARALAKARQKS is encoded by the coding sequence ATGAGAACTGAAACGACTCAGACTTCAACAGACGCGACTCAGCTCAGGATTGTACCTCTCCTTGCCAAGGAGCTCGGCGTCGGTGCTCCTCAAGTGGCTGCCGCAGTGACACTGCTCGACGGAGGGGCCACGGTCCCATTCATCGCGCGGTATCGTAAGGAAGCAACCGGTAACTTGGATGACACGCAACTCCGTTCACTGGAAGATCGCCTGCGCTACCTGCGCGAACTGGAAGAGCGGCGGACCGCCGTGCTCGCCTCGATTGCGGAGCAAGGCAAGCTCACGGATGCGTTGCGCACGACCATCGAGGCCGCCACGACCAAGCAAGCCCTCGAAGACCTGTACTTGCCCTTCAAACCGAAGCGACGCACGCGTGCCCAGATCGCGCGAGCGGCGGGACTGGAGCCGTTGGCCGAGGGTCTGTTGGCCGATCCCATGCTGAATCCAGAGCAGGAAGCGCTCAAGTACCTCCGCCTCGTGCCAGCTGCTGAGGGGGTAGAGGCGATCAATGTGCCCGATGCTAAAACCGCGCTGGAAGGGGCACGAGATATTCTCATGGAGCGGTTCGCTGAAACGGCCGACTTATTGGCCATGCTTCGGACGCGGCTGTGGGACCAAGGCATTGTGACCTCGACTGTGATGAAAAACAAGGAAACGGCCGAAGCGGAAAAGTTTCGAGACTATTACGCCTATTCTGAGCCGATCAAGACTATTCCGTCGCATCGGGCACTCGCATTGTTCCGAGGTCGTACGCTCGGGGTGTTGAAGCTGGAGTTAGGTTTGGGAGAGGCGCTTGAGACGGTTGTCCCCCATCCCTGCGTCGCGATGATCGCGGTTCAGGTGGGCATCGAAGATCGCGGCCGACCGGCAGACAAATGGCTGGCCGGCGTATGCGAATGGACATGGCGTGTCAAGCTTCACCTGACGCTCAGTACCGAACTGTTCGTACAGCTGCGCGATGTGGCCGAGGCCGAGGCAATCAAGATTTTTGCCAGGAATCTCCATGAATTGTTGTTGGCGGCGCCGGCCGGCCCAAAGGCCATCCTCGGCCTGGACCCCGGCATTCGCACCGGTTGCAAAGTGGCGGTGGTCGATGGGACGGGAAAATTATTGGAAACGGAGACCATCTTTCCGCATCAGCCTCGCAACGACTGGCAGGGAGCCTTGGAGACGCTGGCACGTCTGGTCATTCGCCTTGACGTGGAATTGCTGGCGATCGGCAACGGCACGGCGAGTCGGGAGACGGATAAGTTGGTGGGTGAGGTGATCAAACTGATTACGACTCAGAAGTCTGAGCACGAGGTGGCGAAAATTGTGGTCAGTGAAGCAGGAGCGTCGGTCTATTCTGCCTCTGCCTCTGCCGCGGCAGAGTTTCCCGAGTTGGATGTCAGCCTACGAGGCGCGGTGTCCATTGCCCGGCGTGTTCAGGATCCGCTGGCCGAGCTGGTCAAGATTGAACCCAAAGCGATCGGAGTCGGACAATATCAACATGATGTCGATCAGCGGGCCTTGGCTCGGTCGCTCGATGCCACGGTCGAAGATTGCGTGAACGCCGTCGGCGTGAACGTCAATACTGCGTCGGTGCCCTTGCTGGAACGGGTCTCCGGCCTCAACAAGGCGTCGGCCAGAAATATTGTGGACTATCGAGATGCGAACGGACCGTTCTCAAACCGCGCTGCGATCCGCAAGGTGCCGCGTCTTGGCGAAAAAACTTTCGAACAGGCGGCGGGCTTCCTGCGCATCCCTGACGGCGACAATCCCTTGGATCGGTCCGCTGTGCACCCGGAGGCCTATCCGGTGGTCGAACGTATTCTGACGCGGTTGGAAACCGGGATTGCCGAGCTGATGCGCCGCCCGGCTGTCTTGAAAGAGTTGTCACCCAGTGACTTTACCGATGAACAGTTTGGTTTACCGACGGTGCGGGATATTTTTGCCGAATTGGAAAAACCAGGCCGCGATCCACGTCCTGAATTCAAGACTGCAACGTTTCGTGAGGGAGTCGAATCTGTGAGTGACTTACAGCTCGGCATGGTGTTGGAGGGAGTCGTCACGAATGTGGCGGCATTCGGCGCTTTTATCGACATTGGTGTGCACCAAGACGGGCTCGTGCACGTGTCCGCGCTGGCCAACAAATTCATCAAGGACCCGCACGAGGTGGTCAAACCGGGGCAGGTGGTCAAGGTGAAGGTGATCGATGTCGATCTGAAGCGCCAGCGTATTGCCTTAACCATGCGTCTGGAAGATTCCGCGAGCCGCCCATTTGGTCCGACACAATCTGGTGGTGAGGCAACGCGTGACTCGCGCGGACGTGGACCGTCGGCATCCGGCCAGGCAGCTGCACGAGCTTCACAACCGATCGGTGCCATGGCTCGGGCACTGGCCAAGGCCAGGCAGAAGTCGTAG
- the tenA gene encoding thiaminase II, with translation MSYSSHLRKLATSIWDAQLHHPFVVALGDGTLPEHKFKHYILQDARFLGDLARVLSAAALKAPDSESALRFNKLAEETIVVERSLHENYGKKWGLTAKQMTSVPMAPTNYAYTRHMLAVAASGTAAEITVVALPCAWVYCVVGQHLLRKGSPAKSHPYREWLMLYASPEFAEVQLWMRKKVDQWAKTAGKAEKQRMEDSFIISSRYEWMFWEMAWNEEQWPV, from the coding sequence ATGTCCTATTCAAGCCATCTACGCAAGCTCGCCACGTCGATCTGGGATGCCCAACTACACCATCCCTTTGTCGTGGCTCTCGGTGACGGAACACTGCCTGAACATAAGTTCAAACATTACATTCTGCAGGATGCGAGATTTCTTGGCGATCTGGCTCGTGTGTTGTCCGCCGCCGCACTGAAGGCCCCTGATTCAGAATCGGCTTTGCGGTTCAACAAGTTGGCCGAGGAAACGATTGTCGTCGAACGGAGCCTGCATGAGAACTATGGAAAGAAATGGGGGCTGACGGCCAAACAGATGACATCCGTGCCGATGGCACCGACGAACTATGCCTATACCAGACATATGCTGGCTGTCGCGGCTTCAGGCACTGCGGCGGAGATCACGGTCGTTGCCCTACCCTGCGCCTGGGTCTACTGTGTCGTCGGACAACACTTGTTACGGAAAGGCTCTCCTGCGAAGAGTCATCCCTACCGCGAGTGGCTGATGCTCTATGCCTCGCCGGAATTTGCCGAAGTCCAACTCTGGATGAGAAAGAAAGTCGATCAGTGGGCCAAGACCGCCGGTAAAGCAGAAAAACAGCGGATGGAGGACTCCTTCATCATCAGCTCACGGTACGAGTGGATGTTCTGGGAGATGGCGTGGAACGAGGAACAGTGGCCGGTGTGA
- a CDS encoding ArsI/CadI family heavy metal resistance metalloenzyme: MRPHISLDVRDVSRSVVFYEKVFGVSPQKQVMDYAKFDLQAPALNFSLVSSTGDVSAVDHLGIEVETVEEIAEWKTRLQHEGILERVEDNIACCFARQDKLWFTDPDGNAWEIFTVHEQLKVTGRLSQTGCCVPKKAGASEPVTCGA; this comes from the coding sequence ATGCGTCCCCATATTTCGCTTGATGTCCGCGATGTGTCCAGATCGGTGGTCTTCTATGAAAAAGTGTTTGGGGTGTCGCCACAGAAACAGGTGATGGACTATGCCAAGTTTGACTTGCAGGCTCCGGCGCTGAACTTCTCTCTGGTTTCCTCCACCGGAGATGTGAGTGCCGTGGATCATTTGGGAATCGAGGTCGAGACGGTCGAGGAAATCGCGGAGTGGAAGACCCGTTTGCAACATGAAGGAATACTTGAAAGAGTAGAGGATAACATCGCTTGTTGTTTTGCCAGACAGGATAAGCTCTGGTTTACCGACCCGGACGGGAATGCCTGGGAGATCTTTACGGTTCATGAGCAATTGAAGGTCACAGGACGACTGAGTCAAACAGGGTGCTGCGTGCCAAAGAAGGCCGGTGCTTCAGAGCCGGTTACTTGCGGAGCCTAA
- the sigZ gene encoding RNA polymerase sigma factor SigZ: MIKTTEELWQLVRDGLRAFIAKRINDKGHVDDILQDVFVRVHRRLDTVNDPHRIVSWIYQVTRHAIIDHYRKPGRQREVPAGLSSELEVLNEVLSMSDMTPDGDAGELRAELAGCLRPMIERLSQDYRDAITLVEIEGLTQQAAAKQLGISLSGMKSRVQRGRKQLRQMLDDCCVIELDRRKGVVEYRSRKTECDVCVAEKKPPEPKL, translated from the coding sequence ATGATAAAGACGACGGAAGAACTCTGGCAACTTGTTCGTGATGGCCTCCGTGCCTTCATCGCCAAACGTATCAACGATAAGGGGCATGTCGACGATATTCTGCAAGACGTGTTCGTGCGAGTCCATCGACGTCTGGATACGGTAAACGATCCTCACCGGATCGTCTCATGGATCTATCAAGTTACTCGTCATGCGATCATCGATCATTACCGGAAACCAGGAAGACAGCGAGAGGTCCCGGCTGGATTGAGCTCAGAACTTGAAGTGTTGAACGAAGTTCTCTCGATGTCAGACATGACACCTGATGGCGATGCAGGTGAGCTTCGGGCCGAACTCGCCGGTTGCCTTCGCCCGATGATCGAGCGATTGTCACAAGACTATCGAGACGCGATCACCCTTGTGGAGATCGAGGGACTGACGCAACAAGCGGCTGCCAAACAGCTGGGCATCTCACTATCCGGCATGAAATCCAGGGTCCAGCGAGGGCGCAAACAGCTCAGACAGATGCTCGACGACTGCTGTGTGATCGAGCTGGATCGCCGGAAAGGCGTGGTCGAGTATCGTTCTCGCAAAACCGAGTGTGATGTCTGCGTAGCTGAGAAGAAGCCACCCGAACCGAAACTCTGA
- a CDS encoding heme peroxidase family protein, producing the protein MRVRAAYVVAVGLAGLLSGTTEPAGAAEDLSEKNNLHVTKPNRPRFPDDVFSRMFPGLPPYAPATDEARELAKKLGVKGGVIDALDLLTDPKESIVNPGPNNPDNPNMTAGVTFFGQFLDHDLTLALKAPLTEPTLPRRTTNFRTAEFDLDSVYGDGPDGSPELYDSSSGDIKFRIEAIPSSEQVSRKGATRYDLPRDHNNNAIIADSRNDENLVISQFHLAMLKFHNAVVDRLRADPAQQHRSARDIFREARRQVTWHYQWIIVNEFLPMTIGQDRTDEILRNGPLFYRVHDRTQDSRFRSPRREPLIPVEFAVGAYRFGHSQVRPSYRLNFGAAPGSEFFAFIFDDSADPNDPDPNDMRGGKRAARRYIDWQTFFKLDENFKPNKRIDSKLSTPLMLLPGSRGPAPGLPNDGVQSLASRNLMRHVNFGIPSGQTIARVMGAQVLTPVQLAELAPFGMDRSTPLWYYILKEAEVFENGMRLGPVGGRIVGEVFIGLLKADKDSYLGVDKNWKPTLPSAKSGDFEITDLLMFAGVVPPLN; encoded by the coding sequence ATGCGCGTTCGAGCGGCATATGTTGTAGCGGTTGGTCTGGCCGGACTGTTATCCGGCACGACTGAACCGGCGGGAGCTGCCGAAGATCTATCGGAGAAAAATAATCTACATGTGACCAAACCCAATCGTCCCCGCTTTCCGGATGATGTCTTTAGCCGCATGTTTCCTGGCTTGCCGCCCTATGCCCCCGCGACCGATGAAGCGCGAGAGCTGGCGAAAAAGCTTGGCGTCAAAGGTGGAGTCATCGACGCTTTGGATCTCCTCACGGATCCGAAAGAGTCGATTGTGAATCCTGGTCCGAACAACCCTGATAATCCGAATATGACGGCCGGGGTGACGTTCTTTGGGCAGTTTCTGGATCACGATCTGACCCTCGCGTTGAAGGCGCCGCTGACAGAACCCACCCTTCCCCGACGGACCACCAATTTCCGGACCGCCGAGTTCGATCTCGACAGTGTGTATGGCGACGGTCCCGACGGGTCACCGGAACTGTACGACAGCAGTTCAGGAGACATCAAATTCCGCATCGAAGCCATTCCCAGTTCCGAGCAAGTGTCTCGAAAGGGGGCAACGCGATATGACCTTCCGCGTGATCACAACAACAACGCGATTATCGCAGATAGCCGGAACGATGAGAATCTTGTCATCAGTCAATTTCACCTGGCCATGTTAAAGTTTCACAACGCGGTGGTCGATCGGTTGCGCGCCGATCCGGCCCAGCAGCATCGTTCGGCTAGGGATATTTTTAGAGAGGCGCGCCGTCAGGTGACTTGGCACTACCAATGGATCATCGTCAACGAGTTCTTGCCGATGACCATCGGACAAGATCGGACGGATGAGATCTTGCGGAACGGGCCGCTGTTCTATAGGGTTCACGATCGAACTCAAGACTCGCGATTCCGCAGCCCGAGACGAGAGCCGTTGATCCCAGTGGAGTTCGCCGTGGGTGCCTATCGCTTTGGCCATTCGCAAGTTCGTCCCAGCTATCGGCTCAATTTCGGAGCAGCTCCCGGCAGCGAGTTCTTCGCCTTCATCTTCGATGATTCGGCCGATCCGAACGATCCCGATCCCAACGACATGCGCGGCGGCAAGCGAGCTGCACGTCGGTACATCGACTGGCAGACGTTCTTTAAGTTGGACGAGAACTTCAAGCCCAACAAGCGGATCGACAGCAAGCTCTCAACCCCACTGATGCTTCTGCCAGGATCACGCGGTCCCGCTCCCGGTTTACCGAATGACGGAGTCCAGTCGCTGGCCTCGCGTAATCTCATGCGCCATGTGAACTTCGGCATTCCGTCGGGACAAACGATTGCACGGGTGATGGGAGCTCAGGTTTTGACTCCGGTACAACTTGCAGAACTTGCTCCCTTCGGCATGGACCGGAGTACCCCGCTCTGGTACTACATTCTGAAAGAGGCGGAGGTTTTCGAGAATGGTATGCGATTGGGACCGGTTGGAGGCCGTATTGTCGGGGAAGTGTTCATAGGTTTACTCAAAGCCGATAAAGACTCCTACCTAGGCGTCGATAAGAACTGGAAACCGACCTTGCCGTCGGCAAAATCCGGCGATTTCGAGATCACCGACTTGCTGATGTTCGCCGGTGTGGTTCCCCCCTTAAACTAG